A stretch of Megalobrama amblycephala isolate DHTTF-2021 linkage group LG14, ASM1881202v1, whole genome shotgun sequence DNA encodes these proteins:
- the LOC125245870 gene encoding trypsin-2-like — protein sequence MKFNTALSIAGTILLNIAGSLCQLDVCGRAPLNTKIVGGEDATAGSWPWQVSIHGPYGHFCGGSLINKDWVLSAAHCFKNYAMSDIVMYFGRWRQSGSNPNETYRTASRIINHPNYDTPKFDNDIALVQLSTSLNFSDYIKPVCLSAAGSVFAGGAESWVTGWGTLQSEGQAANILQQVMLPIVNNSDCNNAYGGGITSNMICAGFLNVEGKSSCQGDSGGPLVRRNDSRWIQSGIVSFGAKRCDDPKYPSVFARVSRYQDWIKSYMGSNPPGFVEFNSSGFRSSLNFLLLSISLTFSFIPFTFSLYLSS from the exons ATGAAGTTTAACACAGCTTTGAGTATTGCTGGAACCATACTTCTCAACATAGCAG GTTCCCTCTGCCAGTTAGATG TATGTGGCCGGGCCCCCCTCAACACAAAGATTGTTGGAGGGGAGGATGCAACGGCAGGGTCTTGGCCGTGGCAAGTCAGCATTCACGGCCCCTATGGCCATTTCTGTGGTGGGAGTCTAATCAATAAAGACTGGGTTTTATCTGCAGCTCACTGCTTCAAGAA TTACGCTATGTCTGACATAGTGATGTACTTCGGGCGTTGGAGACAATCGGGCTCAAACCCTAATGAGACATACAGGACAGCGAGTCGAATTATCAACCATCCTAACTATGACACTCCTAAGTTCGACAATGACATAGCACTGGTCCAGCTCTCCACTTCTTTGAATTTCTCTGATTACATTAAGCCAGTCTGTCTATCAGCTGCTGGTAGTGTATTTGCTGGAGGTGCAGAGAGCTGGGTGACTGGATGGGGAACGTTACAGTCTGAAG GCCAGGCTGCTAACATACTGCAGCAGGTGATGTTGCCAATTGTGAATAACAGTGACTGTAATAATGCTTATGGAGGGGGCATCACAAGCAATATGATTTGTGCTGGATTTTTAAACGTGGAAGGGAAAAGTTCATGTCAG GGAGACTCTGGAGGTCCATTGGTCCGTAGGAATGACTCCCGGTGGATTCAGTCCGGCATTGTGAGTTTTGGTGCAAAACGATGTGATGATCCCAAATATCCCAGTGTGTTCGCCAGAGTTTCTCGGTACCAGGATTGGATCAAGTCTTACATGGGCAGCAACCCACCTGGATTTGTTGAATTCAACTCGAGTGGATTCAGAAGTTCACTCAACTTCCTTTTATTGTCCATTTCTCTCACGTTCTCATTTATTCCTTTCACCTTCTCCCTATATCTTTCTTCCTAA
- the LOC125245875 gene encoding chymotrypsin-like protease CTRL-1, with protein MKFNTAIAGVILLNIAGSLCQSDVCGQAPLNTKIIGGEDAAAGSWPWQVSIHSDTYGGHFCGGSLINKDWVLSAAHCFQNVGASDIWMYFGRWRQSGSNPNETYRTASRIINHPNYEGDVTHNNDIALVQLSSSVNFTDYIKPVCLAAAGSAFAGGTEIWVTGWGAQKTGGPAANILQQVMLPVVNNSECNNAYVGNPSITSNMICAGFLNVGGKSSCQGDSGGPVVRRNGSLWIQSGIVSFGPEQCDNPKYPSVYARVSRYQDWIKSYTGSNPPGFVEFNSSGFRSSLNFLLLSIPFTFSLYLYS; from the exons ATGAAGTTTAACACAGCTATTGCCGGAGTCATACTTCTCAACATAGCAG GTTCCCTCTGCCAGTCAGATG TATGTGGTCAAGCCCCCCTCaacacaaagattattggaggGGAGGATGCAGCAGCAGGGTCTTGGCCGTGGCAAGTCAGCATTCATAGTGACACGTATGGAGGCCATTTCTGTGGTGGGAGTCTAATCAATAAAGACTGGGTTTTATCTGCAGCTCACTGCTTCCAGAA TGTAGGTGCATCTGACATATGGATGTACTTCGGGCGCTGGAGACAATCGGGCTCAAACCCTAATGAGACATACAGGACAGCAAGTCGAATTATCAACCATCCCAATTATGAAGGTGATGTTACTCATAACAACGACATAGCACTGGTCCAGCTCTCCTCCTCTGTGAATTTCACTGACTATATTAAGCCAGTCTGTCTGGCGGCTGCTGGTAGTGCATTTGCTGGAGGTACAGAGATCTGGGTGACTGGATGGGGAGCACAAAAGACTGGAG GCCCGGCTGCTAACATACTGCAGCAGGTGATGTTGCCAGTTGTGAACAACAGTGAATGTAATAATGCTTATGTGGGCAATCCGAGCATAACGAGCAATATGATTTGTGCTGGATTTTTAAATGTGGGAGGGAAAAGTTCATGTCAG GGAGACTCTGGAGGTCCAGTGGTCAGGAGGAACGGCTCCCTGTGGATTCAGTCCGGCATTGTGAGTTTTGGTCCAGAACAATGTGATAATCCCAAATATCCAAGTGTGTACGCCAGAGTTTCTCGGTACCAGGACTGGATCAAGTCTTACACGGGCAGCAACCCACCTGGATTTGTTGAATTCAACTCGAGTGGATTCAGAAGTTCACTCAACTTCCTTTTATTGTCCATTCCTTTCACCTTCTCGCTATATCTCTACTCCTAA